From Toxorhynchites rutilus septentrionalis strain SRP chromosome 2, ASM2978413v1, whole genome shotgun sequence, a single genomic window includes:
- the LOC129770487 gene encoding uncharacterized protein LOC129770487 isoform X2: MDKIIILVLLPTLALNTVLVYGGNDGNPLKTYFGSHQWNPTTQWRRPVRPIFVDYQDNMLYDSTNTDDNGLDFSGTLQNIEKIVSKRTSHKKSRSLCDVMTTIMIFGNGTDGYEYRPDHYVSHTCMDSDNSIDSKFTCSEMGLHCEQRRQRIYITRRKVPSGKSMALKCWEQIKLEEVITNPRNPYKLSHYFLLF; this comes from the exons ATGGATAAAATTATTATTCTT GTATTACTTCCAACTTTAGCCCTCAACACTGTCTTGGTTTATGGTGGCAATGATGGGAATCCACTCAAAACATATTTCGGCTCTCATCAGTGGAACCCGACAACTCAATGGCGTCGACCCGTTCGTCCAATATTTGTTGACTATCAAGACAACATGCTATACGACTCAACAAACACTGATGACAACGGTCTGGATTTCTCAGGAACAttacaaaatattgaaaaaattgtgTCGAAGAGAACATCTCACAAGAAATCGAGGTCACTGTGCGATGTTATGACCACGATAATGATATTTGGCAACGGAACCGACGGCTACGAGTATCGACCAGATCATTACGTTTCTCACACATGTATGGATTCAGATAATTCAATTGATAGTAAATTTACG TGCTCGGAGATGGGGCTCCACTGTGAGCAACGTAGACAGCGCATTTATATAACTAGAAGAAAAGTGCCTAGCGGTAAAAGCATGGCTCTGAAATGCTGGGAACAGATTAAATTAGAAGAGGTAATTACCAATCCTCGAAATCCGTATAAACTCTCAcattattttcttttattttag
- the LOC129770487 gene encoding uncharacterized protein LOC129770487 isoform X3 has protein sequence MDKIIILVLLPTLALNTVLVYGGNDGNPLKTYFGSHQWNPTTQWRRPVRPIFVDYQDNMLYDSTNTDDNGLDFSGTLQNIEKIVSKRTSHKKSRSLCDVMTTIMIFGNGTDGYEYRPDHYVSHTCMDSDNSIDSKFTCSEMGLHCEQRRQRIYITRRKVPSGKSMALKCWEQIKLEEIDSACECVY, from the exons ATGGATAAAATTATTATTCTT GTATTACTTCCAACTTTAGCCCTCAACACTGTCTTGGTTTATGGTGGCAATGATGGGAATCCACTCAAAACATATTTCGGCTCTCATCAGTGGAACCCGACAACTCAATGGCGTCGACCCGTTCGTCCAATATTTGTTGACTATCAAGACAACATGCTATACGACTCAACAAACACTGATGACAACGGTCTGGATTTCTCAGGAACAttacaaaatattgaaaaaattgtgTCGAAGAGAACATCTCACAAGAAATCGAGGTCACTGTGCGATGTTATGACCACGATAATGATATTTGGCAACGGAACCGACGGCTACGAGTATCGACCAGATCATTACGTTTCTCACACATGTATGGATTCAGATAATTCAATTGATAGTAAATTTACG TGCTCGGAGATGGGGCTCCACTGTGAGCAACGTAGACAGCGCATTTATATAACTAGAAGAAAAGTGCCTAGCGGTAAAAGCATGGCTCTGAAATGCTGGGAACAGATTAAATTAGAAGAG aTCGATTCTGCCTGCGAATGTGTATATTGA
- the LOC129770487 gene encoding uncharacterized protein LOC129770487 isoform X1, with protein sequence MDKIIILVLLSTLTLHISLVSGSNGGNLFRTNFGSRQWNPMNNWRRRPHPLLDDFQRNVIYESTDTGYDDDILRFAETSQNNEQFLLKRTSTDGNPIRAYVGGSRWNPENKLRQRVHPLPIGFKHNVIYESTDTGVDDDILKSSETSLENNERFISKRSPPSNSLCDVVSTLRILGNDTDGYDYRPKAFSTVTCLNSHETGDPSTCSMMGYNCIQVRGSVFVTRRKNPSKNSKTTGCWEHIELEDIDFSCECGH encoded by the exons ATGGATAAAATTATTATTCTT GTATTACTTTCAACATTGACTCTTCACATTTCCTTGGTTAGTGGGAGCAATGGCGGAAACTTGTTCAGAACAAATTTTGGTTCCCGTCAGTGGAACCCAATGAACAACTGGCGCCGACGGCCACATCCCTTGCTTGATGACTTCCAACGCAATGTGATATACGAGTCCACAGATACTGGCTATGATGATGACATTCTGAGATTCGCTGAGACTTCACAAAACAATGAACAATTCCTTTTGAAGAGAACATCCACTGATGGAAATCCGATCAGAGCATATGTTGGTGGCAGTCGGTGGAACCCAGAAAACAAATTGCGCCAACGTGTCCACCCCTTACCTATTGGCTTCAAACACAATGTGATATACGAGTCCACAGATACTGGCGTTGATGATGACATTCTGAAATCCTCCGAGACTTCTCTCGAAAATAATGAGCGATTCATTTCGAAAAGATCACCCCCTTCGAATTCACTGTGCGATGTTGTATCCACACTTAGGATACTTGGAAACGATACCGATGGCTACGATTACCGACCAAAAGCCTTTTCTACCGTTACCTGTTTGAATTCGCATGAAACAGGTGATCCGTCTACG TGCTCAATGATGGGTTACAACTGCATACAAGTTAGAGGATCAGTTTTCGTCACTAGAAGAAAAAATCCCAGCAAAAATTCCAAGACAACGGGCTGCTGGGAACACATAGAATTGGAAGAT ATCGATTTTTCTTGCGAATGTGGGCACTAA